In Thalassotalea fonticola, a single genomic region encodes these proteins:
- a CDS encoding efflux RND transporter permease subunit encodes MPSSNQQETLQQDNSAPTNNKETVGATLASFALKRPVTVIMIFLSLLLTGIVSSRLLPLEKFPGIDIPQLWINVPYPDASPAEVERLITRPIEESLATISAIKSMRSTSHEGGADIQLEFDWEENINAKSIEARENVDAIRHLLPRDVERVLVYQFNTNDMPIFQLRISSEQDLSMAYDLLDRNLKRPLERVQGVSKVELYGVDKRQISIRLDPDKLVALHIDRALLVKNLNENNFSMAAGHFYDNGEKVMVNPVGEYRSIDEIKNLIVQDNIRLKDIASVEMTLPIPWEGRHLDQTYAIGMNILKESNANLVDVSKQVLKVIEQVNENPQFNGINLYIMDDTAKGVTDSLSDLLNAGMLGALLSVGVLYLFLRHFVTTMIVVLSVPVSICITLGVMYFAGYSLNILSMMGLLLAVGMLVDNSVVITESIFQEKQKTTDIVEATKKGVNKVSLAVIAGTATTMIVFLPNIVGTKIDITIFLEHVAIAICISLFASLLIAQTLIPLLTSKIKSQTKPNQNKAKASRFEHFYLKSLRWTHHHKIATSIIALLILFSVAIPMQFVTGDEEQNFSDNRLFISWELNDQFNYDTAEKIINKMETYLYSNKEEFLIDSVYSYYASHSLQTTLILHDGELPISMNELKERIRENLPKFVRATPRFGFDQGNGGGVQISLTGISTDVLIELKNNLIPLIEHIDGITDVTSDIKGQKKEMQISVDRTAAFRHGLSTQDVSSAISLALRGQPLRTYRHGDSGELDIWLNYDLKVKKSIDELKKLPVIEHNGKTITLDNVATMTIKPRLSEIRRYNRQTAITIQANLDDITLDEAKEKLEATLSTITLPSGYNYNLDGSFVRQDETEDVMATNMILAVCMIYIVMAALFESLLLPTAVITSLLFSFVGVFWAFLITGSSMSVMGMIGMLILMGIVVNNGIVLVDRINQLIEKGDEIEAAVMQGCKDRLRPILMTVSTTILGLIPLALGNTQVGGDGPTYAPMAIAIIGGLTFSTITSLYLVPLAYVLLLRLKAYTSKLVGNSKNIVSKVIKA; translated from the coding sequence ATGCCTAGTTCAAATCAACAAGAAACATTACAACAGGATAATTCAGCGCCGACCAATAACAAAGAAACCGTTGGCGCAACTCTGGCAAGCTTTGCTTTAAAACGTCCAGTTACCGTGATCATGATATTTCTATCTTTATTACTTACCGGTATTGTATCTAGTCGCTTGCTACCTTTGGAAAAGTTTCCGGGTATTGATATACCACAACTTTGGATTAATGTGCCCTACCCTGATGCTTCGCCAGCTGAAGTTGAACGTTTGATCACTCGCCCAATTGAAGAGTCTTTAGCAACAATATCAGCCATTAAAAGTATGCGTTCTACCTCACATGAAGGCGGTGCTGATATTCAATTAGAATTTGATTGGGAAGAAAACATCAATGCCAAAAGTATTGAAGCACGCGAAAATGTCGACGCCATTCGCCATTTACTACCGCGCGATGTAGAACGAGTTTTAGTATACCAGTTCAATACTAACGACATGCCTATTTTTCAACTTAGGATCTCATCAGAACAAGATTTATCAATGGCTTATGATTTGCTTGATCGAAACTTAAAACGGCCATTAGAACGTGTACAGGGCGTAAGTAAAGTTGAATTATACGGTGTTGATAAACGCCAAATAAGCATTCGCTTAGACCCTGACAAATTAGTCGCTTTGCATATTGATAGAGCGCTGCTTGTCAAAAACCTAAATGAAAATAATTTTTCCATGGCAGCCGGTCACTTTTATGACAACGGTGAGAAGGTCATGGTAAACCCTGTTGGCGAGTACCGCAGTATTGATGAAATTAAAAATTTAATTGTACAAGATAACATTCGTTTAAAAGATATTGCCAGTGTTGAAATGACTCTGCCTATTCCCTGGGAAGGGAGGCACTTAGATCAAACCTACGCGATAGGTATGAATATACTAAAAGAATCAAATGCCAATTTGGTTGATGTATCAAAACAGGTGTTAAAAGTTATTGAGCAAGTGAATGAAAACCCACAATTTAATGGCATTAATCTTTACATTATGGATGATACCGCAAAAGGTGTAACTGATTCGCTGTCTGATTTATTAAACGCTGGAATGCTTGGTGCCCTACTGTCTGTTGGTGTGCTGTATTTATTCTTGCGCCACTTTGTTACCACCATGATTGTCGTACTCTCTGTACCAGTTTCAATTTGCATTACCTTAGGGGTCATGTACTTTGCTGGCTATAGTTTGAATATTTTATCAATGATGGGCTTATTGTTAGCGGTTGGTATGCTGGTGGATAACTCTGTAGTAATAACGGAATCAATTTTTCAGGAAAAGCAAAAAACAACAGACATTGTCGAAGCAACAAAGAAAGGTGTTAATAAAGTATCTCTTGCCGTAATTGCCGGAACAGCAACTACGATGATCGTATTTTTGCCAAATATTGTTGGTACTAAAATCGATATCACCATATTCTTAGAACATGTTGCTATTGCTATTTGTATCTCGTTATTTGCATCATTATTGATCGCGCAAACACTAATTCCGCTACTTACCAGTAAAATAAAATCACAAACAAAACCAAATCAAAATAAAGCTAAAGCCAGCCGGTTTGAGCACTTTTACTTAAAAAGCCTCCGCTGGACCCATCACCATAAAATAGCGACGTCTATTATAGCCTTGCTTATTTTATTTAGTGTTGCTATTCCCATGCAGTTTGTTACCGGGGATGAAGAGCAAAACTTTAGTGATAATCGCTTATTTATTAGCTGGGAATTAAATGATCAATTTAATTACGACACCGCTGAAAAAATCATTAACAAAATGGAAACCTATCTTTATAGCAACAAAGAAGAGTTTCTAATTGACTCAGTGTACAGCTATTACGCAAGTCACAGCTTACAAACAACATTGATTTTACACGATGGTGAATTACCGATTTCAATGAATGAATTAAAAGAGAGAATTCGTGAAAACCTACCAAAGTTTGTTCGAGCGACTCCCCGCTTCGGTTTTGATCAGGGCAATGGCGGCGGCGTACAAATAAGTTTAACCGGCATATCTACCGACGTACTAATTGAATTGAAAAATAACCTGATCCCGTTAATTGAACATATTGACGGCATTACCGATGTAACGTCTGATATCAAAGGTCAGAAAAAAGAAATGCAGATCAGCGTCGATAGAACCGCAGCATTTCGCCATGGCTTAAGCACGCAAGATGTTTCTAGTGCAATTTCTTTGGCACTTCGCGGTCAGCCGCTTAGAACGTATCGTCATGGTGACAGCGGTGAACTAGATATTTGGCTTAATTATGATTTAAAAGTGAAAAAATCAATAGATGAATTGAAGAAGCTGCCGGTAATAGAACATAACGGCAAAACGATCACTCTTGATAATGTCGCGACAATGACGATTAAACCAAGATTAAGTGAAATTCGCCGTTACAATCGACAAACCGCAATAACCATTCAAGCCAATTTAGATGATATCACTCTAGACGAAGCAAAAGAAAAACTTGAAGCAACCCTTTCAACCATTACTTTACCATCAGGCTATAACTACAACCTGGATGGCAGCTTTGTTCGCCAAGATGAAACCGAAGATGTCATGGCAACAAACATGATCCTTGCTGTTTGCATGATTTATATTGTTATGGCGGCGCTGTTTGAAAGTTTGCTACTACCTACAGCTGTGATCACTTCACTATTATTCTCTTTTGTCGGTGTATTTTGGGCGTTCTTAATAACCGGCAGTTCGATGTCGGTCATGGGGATGATAGGCATGCTCATTCTGATGGGGATAGTGGTTAACAATGGTATTGTACTGGTTGACCGGATTAATCAGCTTATTGAAAAAGGGGATGAAATAGAAGCTGCAGTAATGCAAGGTTGTAAAGACAGACTTCGCCCTATTTTAATGACCGTTTCAACCACAATTCTAGGTTTGATCCCATTGGCATTAGGTAATACTCAAGTTGGTGGTGATGGCCCAACTTACGCACCAATGGCAATTGCCATAATTGGCGGCCTTACATTTTCAACGATAACCAGTTTATACCTAGTACCGCTTGCCTATGTTTTATTACTTCGCCTAAAAGCGTATACCTCAAAATTAGTTGGCAATTCAAAAAATATCGTCAGTAAAGTAATCAAGGCATAA